The following coding sequences are from one Clostridioides difficile ATCC 9689 = DSM 1296 window:
- a CDS encoding putative manganese-dependent inorganic diphosphatase translates to MSLLVFGHKNPDTDSICSAISLAHLKNKLGIKATAYALGDIRKEAKYALDYFKVDAPEILDNVRIQVRDLNYDKVVPLTPTSSILEAYNLMDEKNVKTLPVTYDDGTFAGIITMKEIAKNLLHQHFTTIHTSLSNICKNLNGTILVDCGEDIKGRVVTLSFGMETLIETLKEGDIAIVGDRYDSIEYAIDTKVKLLILTNHTEISKDLLALAKINGVSVVSVESDNYKTSNVINQCSFLDSIEATENLITFKEDDYMDEIKEIMLETNFRSYPILDDDNKFLGLVSKGHLLNPSKKNVVLVDHNEYAQSADGIEQANIVEIIDHHKLGGISTDVPMSFRVMPVGCNSTIIYQMYKENNVEIPYEIAGLLLSAILSDTLLFKSPTTTDIDKKACEELSKIAKVDMEKYAMDMFKCGTSLDEYTIEEIVNMDFKEFNMSGHRVGIGQVFTLDIDSIFAKKDEFLSYINSTDYDKLILSVTDIIKEGSYLIYKAEDSLIANAFGVEGVQGTFAPGVVSRKKQLVPNLTTAIKNFK, encoded by the coding sequence ATGAGTTTATTAGTTTTCGGACATAAAAATCCAGATACAGATTCAATATGTTCTGCAATTTCATTAGCACATTTAAAGAACAAACTAGGAATAAAAGCAACAGCTTATGCTTTAGGAGATATCAGAAAAGAAGCTAAATATGCCTTGGATTACTTTAAGGTAGATGCACCTGAAATTTTAGATAATGTTAGAATACAAGTTAGAGATTTAAATTATGATAAAGTAGTACCTTTAACACCAACTTCATCTATATTAGAGGCCTATAACCTTATGGATGAAAAAAATGTTAAAACACTACCTGTAACTTATGATGATGGAACTTTTGCTGGTATCATTACTATGAAAGAAATAGCTAAAAATCTACTTCATCAACACTTTACAACTATACACACATCACTATCAAACATTTGTAAAAACCTTAATGGTACTATTCTTGTGGACTGTGGTGAAGATATAAAAGGTAGAGTAGTCACTTTATCATTTGGAATGGAGACTCTAATAGAGACTTTAAAAGAAGGAGACATAGCTATTGTTGGAGATAGATATGATAGTATTGAATATGCTATTGATACAAAAGTTAAACTTTTAATACTTACTAATCATACAGAGATTTCAAAAGATTTGCTAGCTCTTGCTAAGATAAATGGAGTGTCTGTTGTTTCTGTTGAAAGTGACAATTATAAAACTTCTAATGTAATAAATCAATGTAGTTTCTTAGACTCTATAGAAGCTACAGAAAATTTAATTACATTCAAAGAAGATGATTATATGGATGAAATAAAAGAGATTATGCTAGAAACAAACTTCAGATCTTATCCAATATTAGATGATGATAATAAGTTTTTAGGTTTAGTTTCAAAAGGTCATCTATTAAACCCATCTAAAAAGAATGTTGTTTTAGTTGACCATAACGAATATGCTCAAAGTGCTGATGGAATTGAACAAGCAAACATAGTTGAAATAATTGACCATCATAAACTTGGTGGTATTTCTACTGATGTTCCTATGTCATTTAGAGTTATGCCTGTTGGATGCAATAGTACTATAATTTATCAAATGTACAAAGAAAATAATGTTGAGATACCTTATGAAATAGCCGGGCTTCTTTTATCTGCTATATTATCAGATACATTATTATTTAAGTCTCCAACAACAACTGATATAGATAAGAAAGCTTGTGAAGAATTAAGTAAAATAGCAAAAGTAGACATGGAAAAATACGCTATGGATATGTTTAAATGCGGTACTTCTTTAGATGAATATACTATAGAAGAAATAGTAAATATGGACTTTAAAGAATTTAATATGAGTGGACATAGAGTTGGTATTGGACAAGTATTTACCTTAGACATAGACTCTATATTTGCTAAAAAAGATGAGTTTTTATCTTATATAAATTCGACTGATTATGATAAATTAATTCTTTCAGTTACAGATATAATCAAAGAAGGTTCTTATTTAATCTATAAAGCAGAAGATAGCTTAATTGCTAACGCATTTGGTGTTGAAGGTGTTCAAGGCACATTTGCACCAGGTGTTGTATCAAGAAAAAAACAATTAGTCCCTAATTTAACTACTGCAATCAAAAATTTTAAATAA
- a CDS encoding patatin-like phospholipase family protein — translation MKLGLCLEGGGAKGAYQAGVVKALYDGGINKFYSISGTSIGAINGYYLYTGNVDNLEKMWTNIKDIQNGNVKIVNNTVDNSPAIDNLRELDDSNIEEMNFYVNYVEVDNKVVSEKIVDVSKMPRNEAIISISYSGLLPSNPNATLGFKEQFVKDVQEGIYDGFKLDGGLIRSALIEPLIGDNVDKIILISTKYNYELPEDIKKVYDEDKIIVVRPNTQFAPKDTLNFDDEFCKTIYQEGYEIGKNILDRL, via the coding sequence ATGAAATTAGGATTATGTTTAGAAGGTGGAGGAGCAAAAGGGGCTTATCAAGCAGGAGTAGTTAAAGCCTTGTATGATGGAGGAATAAATAAATTTTATTCGATTTCAGGGACATCAATAGGAGCAATAAATGGATATTATTTGTACACAGGGAATGTTGATAACTTGGAGAAAATGTGGACAAATATAAAAGATATCCAGAATGGAAATGTAAAAATAGTAAATAATACTGTGGATAATTCTCCTGCTATAGACAACCTAAGGGAACTAGATGATAGTAATATAGAAGAAATGAACTTTTATGTTAATTATGTTGAAGTTGATAATAAAGTAGTATCAGAAAAGATTGTTGACGTATCAAAAATGCCTCGTAATGAAGCCATTATCAGCATTTCATACAGTGGGTTGTTACCATCAAATCCAAACGCAACTCTTGGATTTAAAGAACAATTTGTGAAAGATGTGCAAGAAGGAATTTATGATGGTTTCAAATTAGATGGAGGTTTAATTAGGAGTGCATTAATTGAACCATTAATTGGGGATAATGTGGATAAAATTATTTTAATATCCACAAAATATAATTATGAGTTGCCAGAAGATATTAAAAAAGTATATGATGAAGATAAAATAATAGTAGTTAGACCTAATACTCAATTTGCTCCTAAAGACACGCTTAACTTTGATGATGAGTTTTGTAAAACTATTTATCAAGAAGGATATGAAATAGGAAAAAATATACTTGATAGACTTTAA
- a CDS encoding ABC transporter ATP-binding protein: protein MPILETINLGKIYGKKETSVHALKNANLKINKGEFVAIIGPSGSGKSTFLHLVGGLERPSNGTIKVAGKDICCLSDKELARYRRQKVGFVFQQYNLIPVLNVKENIELPLKLDNKKIDKEYIEDLINLLGLKERKNHLPNQLSGGQQQRVAIARALSAKPSIILADEPTGNLDSKTTEEVMDLLKSSIKKYNQTLIIITHNENIARKADRIISIIDGELKLTL, encoded by the coding sequence ATGCCTATATTGGAAACTATTAACTTAGGTAAGATTTATGGAAAAAAGGAAACATCTGTACATGCACTAAAGAATGCAAATTTAAAAATAAATAAAGGTGAATTTGTTGCAATAATTGGGCCAAGTGGAAGTGGGAAAAGTACATTTCTACATTTAGTAGGTGGTCTTGAGAGACCAAGTAATGGTACTATAAAAGTTGCTGGTAAAGATATATGTTGCCTTTCAGATAAAGAACTAGCAAGATATAGAAGACAAAAAGTAGGATTTGTCTTTCAACAGTATAACTTAATTCCTGTATTAAATGTAAAGGAAAATATAGAATTACCACTAAAGTTAGACAATAAAAAAATAGATAAAGAATATATTGAAGACCTTATAAATTTATTGGGGCTTAAGGAAAGGAAAAATCATCTTCCCAACCAATTATCTGGTGGTCAACAGCAAAGAGTTGCTATTGCACGTGCTTTATCTGCAAAACCAAGTATAATCCTAGCAGATGAACCAACAGGAAATTTAGACAGTAAAACTACAGAAGAAGTCATGGATTTACTAAAAAGTTCTATAAAAAAATATAACCAAACCCTTATAATAATAACACATAATGAAAATATTGCTAGAAAAGCAGATAGAATTATATCTATAATAGATGGAGAGCTTAAATTAACACTCTAA
- a CDS encoding peptidylprolyl isomerase, whose protein sequence is MENKNPIVTIEMENGKEIKIELYPNIAPNTVKNFVSLVNEGYYNGIIFHRVIPGFMIQGGCPNGTGMGGPGHSIKGEFSGNGFTNNLKHERGVISMARTMAPNSAGSQFFIMHKNSPHLDGQYAGFGRVIEGMDTVDEIASVRTDSADKPQTPQVMKSVTVETFGIDYSDVEKN, encoded by the coding sequence ATGGAAAATAAAAATCCTATAGTAACTATAGAAATGGAAAATGGAAAAGAAATCAAAATTGAGTTATATCCAAATATAGCTCCAAATACAGTTAAAAACTTTGTATCATTAGTAAATGAAGGATATTACAATGGAATAATATTTCATAGGGTAATACCAGGATTTATGATACAAGGAGGATGCCCAAATGGTACAGGAATGGGTGGTCCAGGTCACTCAATAAAAGGTGAATTTAGTGGTAATGGATTTACTAACAATTTAAAACATGAAAGAGGAGTCATATCAATGGCTAGAACTATGGCACCTAATTCAGCTGGTTCTCAATTTTTCATAATGCATAAAAACTCACCACACTTAGATGGTCAGTATGCAGGTTTTGGTAGAGTGATAGAAGGTATGGATACAGTTGATGAAATAGCATCAGTTAGAACAGATTCAGCTGATAAGCCACAAACTCCACAAGTTATGAAATCTGTTACTGTAGAAACTTTTGGAATAGATTACTCAGATGTAGAAAAAAACTAA
- the adhE gene encoding bifunctional acetaldehyde-CoA/alcohol dehydrogenase produces the protein MEKKEKVVEKSNVEVCSPEIVNSVETLRMRLEEIRLAQKEFATFTQEQVDKIFLAASTAANQQRIPLAKMAVEETGMGIVEDKVIKNHFASEYIYNAYKDTKTCGVIEKDEAFGFTRIAEPVGVLSAVIPTTNPTSTAIFKSLIALKTRNGIIFSPHPRAKNCTIEAARVVHDAAVKAGAPKGLIGWVDVPSIELTNVVMAEADLILATGGPGMVKSAYSSGKPAVGVGPGNVPAIIDESADIKMAVSSILVSKSFDNGMICASEQAVIVPEKIYEEVKKEFKYRGAHFLNKEETEKVGKVVIIDGSLNARIVGQPAHVIAKMADVEVPKTARIIIGEVESVELNEPFAHEKLSPVLAMYKSKSFEDAVAKAEKLVADGGYGHTSSLYADSINHPERVEKFVNAMKTCRVLVNTPSSQGGIGDLYNFKLAPSLTLGCGSWGGNSVSENVGVKHLLNIKTVAERRENMLWFRAPEKVYFKKGCLGVAAREFKDVMDKKKAFIVTDSFLYNNGYTKKLTDLLDEMGIKHTTFFDVAPDPTLACAREGAKAMADFQPDLIIAVGGGSAMDAGKIMWVMYEHPEVDFQDLAMRFMDIRKRVYVFPKMGEKAYFAAIPTSAGTGSEVTPFAVITDQDSGVKYPLADYELMPNMAIIDADMMMEMPPRLTAASGVDALTHALEAYVSMLRTEPADGLALQAGKIIFEYLPRAYKNGKNDKEAREKMAMASTMAGMSFANAFLGICHSLAHKLGAFHHVQHGVANALLINEVIKFNCAEAPNKMGAFSQYRYPDCIQRYAEFASFAGIKGSTDQEKVDNLIKAIDELKAKVGLPKTIKEAGVEESKFLERLDAMVEQAFDDQCTGANPRYPLMSELKEIYLKVYYGK, from the coding sequence ATGGAGAAAAAAGAAAAGGTAGTAGAAAAATCAAATGTTGAAGTATGTAGTCCTGAAATTGTCAACAGTGTTGAAACATTAAGAATGAGATTAGAAGAAATTAGATTGGCACAAAAAGAATTTGCAACATTTACGCAAGAACAGGTAGATAAGATTTTCTTAGCTGCTTCAACTGCAGCTAATCAACAAAGAATACCTCTAGCAAAAATGGCAGTGGAAGAGACTGGTATGGGTATTGTTGAAGATAAGGTTATAAAAAACCATTTTGCCTCAGAATATATCTATAATGCTTATAAAGATACTAAAACTTGTGGTGTCATAGAAAAAGATGAAGCATTTGGTTTTACAAGAATTGCTGAGCCAGTAGGTGTTTTATCAGCAGTTATACCAACAACTAATCCTACATCAACTGCAATATTCAAATCCCTAATAGCACTAAAAACTAGAAATGGTATAATTTTCTCTCCTCATCCAAGAGCTAAAAACTGTACTATAGAAGCAGCTAGAGTTGTACATGATGCAGCAGTTAAGGCAGGAGCACCAAAAGGACTTATAGGTTGGGTAGATGTTCCTTCGATTGAATTAACTAATGTTGTCATGGCAGAGGCAGACCTTATATTAGCTACTGGTGGACCTGGAATGGTTAAATCTGCATACTCTTCAGGTAAACCAGCTGTCGGAGTTGGGCCTGGAAATGTACCTGCAATAATAGATGAGAGTGCAGATATAAAAATGGCTGTAAGTTCAATCTTAGTATCAAAATCATTCGATAATGGTATGATATGTGCTTCCGAGCAAGCTGTAATAGTACCAGAAAAAATATATGAAGAAGTTAAAAAAGAATTTAAATATCGTGGAGCACATTTCCTAAATAAAGAAGAAACTGAAAAAGTAGGAAAAGTAGTAATAATTGATGGTTCATTAAATGCCAGAATAGTTGGACAACCAGCACATGTAATAGCCAAAATGGCGGATGTAGAAGTTCCAAAAACAGCTAGAATAATAATTGGTGAAGTAGAATCTGTTGAATTAAATGAACCTTTTGCACATGAAAAACTTTCTCCTGTACTTGCAATGTACAAGTCTAAAAGTTTTGAAGATGCAGTTGCTAAAGCAGAAAAATTAGTTGCAGATGGAGGCTATGGTCATACATCTTCATTATATGCAGACTCTATAAATCATCCAGAGAGAGTAGAAAAGTTTGTAAATGCTATGAAGACTTGTAGAGTATTAGTTAATACTCCATCATCACAAGGTGGTATAGGTGATTTATATAACTTTAAATTGGCACCGTCTCTTACTCTTGGTTGTGGTTCTTGGGGTGGAAACTCAGTATCTGAAAACGTTGGAGTAAAACATTTGCTTAATATCAAGACAGTAGCTGAAAGGAGAGAGAATATGCTTTGGTTCAGAGCACCAGAAAAGGTTTATTTCAAAAAAGGATGTTTAGGTGTAGCAGCAAGAGAATTTAAGGATGTTATGGATAAAAAGAAAGCATTTATAGTAACAGATTCTTTCCTATATAATAATGGATATACTAAGAAATTAACTGATTTATTAGATGAGATGGGAATTAAGCATACTACATTCTTTGATGTAGCTCCAGACCCAACATTAGCTTGTGCAAGAGAAGGAGCTAAAGCTATGGCTGATTTCCAACCAGATTTAATAATAGCTGTAGGTGGAGGAAGTGCAATGGATGCTGGTAAGATAATGTGGGTAATGTATGAGCATCCAGAAGTAGATTTCCAAGACTTAGCTATGAGATTTATGGATATAAGAAAAAGAGTATATGTATTCCCTAAGATGGGTGAAAAAGCGTATTTTGCTGCTATCCCAACTTCAGCAGGAACTGGTTCAGAAGTAACTCCATTTGCAGTTATAACTGACCAAGATTCAGGTGTAAAATACCCATTAGCAGATTATGAATTAATGCCAAACATGGCTATAATTGATGCTGATATGATGATGGAGATGCCACCAAGATTAACAGCAGCATCAGGTGTTGATGCTTTAACACATGCATTAGAAGCATATGTATCTATGTTAAGAACTGAACCAGCTGACGGTCTAGCACTACAAGCAGGTAAAATAATATTTGAATATTTACCTCGTGCATATAAAAATGGAAAGAATGATAAAGAAGCAAGAGAAAAAATGGCAATGGCATCTACTATGGCAGGAATGTCTTTTGCAAATGCCTTCTTAGGAATATGTCACTCTTTAGCACATAAATTAGGTGCATTCCACCATGTTCAACACGGTGTTGCAAATGCATTATTAATAAATGAAGTAATCAAGTTCAATTGTGCAGAAGCTCCAAATAAAATGGGTGCATTCTCACAATACAGATATCCTGATTGCATACAAAGATATGCTGAATTTGCTTCTTTTGCAGGTATTAAAGGAAGTACAGACCAAGAAAAAGTAGATAATCTTATAAAAGCAATAGATGAACTAAAGGCAAAAGTAGGTCTTCCTAAGACTATAAAAGAGGCTGGAGTAGAAGAATCTAAATTCTTAGAAAGATTGGATGCTATGGTTGAACAAGCTTTTGATGACCAATGTACAGGTGCTAATCCTAGATACCCATTGATGAGTGAATTAAAAGAGATATATCTAAAAGTTTATTATGGTAAATAA
- a CDS encoding ABC transporter permease, which yields MKDNLKIVLRYIKSYKARSLAIVVSIILATSLVVGIGTLSRSAQQADVDRLKRELGTDHVYFKNIKKNQLKSIKSSKDIKNLGITSYYASTDVNEKLPINILYANKNYLTSHSKLIKGRFPKASNEVVVEKWILNSMGLKPEINQNLTFKLYQKENPETFKVVGILEDRFIEKKRGQCEIFSNLNESELNNFTTYIEFNEGSDINTNIDNIIKNAMLDEKSIGRNSMLIESTMKNGTLDNSSKYIAIAMSLFAGIVIYSIYVISIYQRVQEYGILRAIGSTNFRIFKLMLYELFILALIAMPIGICIGMGGAQIFNRSVGNIQFEGNINVTPFVIPDKIILLSIACTILIMLIISFFTYLKIRRISPIDAIRKTFGSDKNVTKVNYLISKLTLNMSVTKSISAKNIFRNKKGFMIIVLSMSIGGIIVIKDNYKYSFLDVQNKSVQEQTYMNADFILSNVYLNETGNNTSFKDIKGFSDSQIDKIKNIDGIDKVKTASILNTRIEVNKINRLDYYEAINSTPYYKLNPLFIKNKTTGKYTLKQKLKGYNDEMIKSLEKYLVSGNINLKKMKKENLAIVYVPEISKTQKYTKTFTPGEGTPAVDIKVGDTIKVKYPNGGMDTGLYESLKDNYEYLEYEFKVGAIISYPFADNGMYSGDDSVDVITSSEYLKKLTGVDKYNLVYADLNENANKKKINNLLGKIGSEVPGTTTVDMMVEKENSDKMTSRTMIYSYGIVAIMFIISVLNIINNISYNLTSRTSEFGMLRAIGISERGFKNMILYEGILYGVLSSIITIVSGLIIQFKMYYMQGFVSYGLGFSIDYKIYILVVVANIIVGILATYIPSRKINKISIVEAINITE from the coding sequence ATGAAAGATAATTTGAAAATAGTACTAAGGTATATAAAAAGTTATAAAGCTAGGTCTTTAGCAATTGTTGTGAGTATAATTCTTGCTACATCACTCGTTGTTGGTATTGGTACCCTCTCAAGAAGTGCTCAGCAAGCAGATGTAGATAGATTGAAAAGAGAGCTTGGAACTGACCATGTATACTTTAAAAATATAAAGAAAAATCAATTAAAGTCCATAAAATCTAGCAAAGATATTAAAAATCTGGGTATAACATCTTACTATGCATCTACAGATGTTAATGAAAAATTACCTATAAACATACTATATGCAAATAAAAATTATTTGACTAGTCATTCTAAACTTATAAAAGGTCGATTTCCAAAAGCTAGCAATGAGGTGGTAGTCGAGAAATGGATTTTAAATAGTATGGGCTTAAAACCAGAGATAAATCAAAACCTTACTTTTAAATTATATCAAAAAGAAAATCCAGAAACTTTTAAAGTTGTTGGAATCCTTGAAGATAGATTTATAGAGAAAAAAAGGGGACAATGTGAAATTTTTTCTAATCTCAATGAATCAGAACTGAATAATTTTACAACTTATATTGAATTTAATGAAGGCAGTGATATAAATACAAACATAGACAATATAATAAAAAATGCTATGTTAGATGAGAAAAGTATAGGAAGAAACTCAATGCTTATAGAATCTACTATGAAAAACGGTACTTTAGATAATTCAAGTAAATACATTGCAATTGCTATGAGTCTATTTGCTGGTATTGTAATATATAGTATCTATGTTATATCAATATACCAAAGAGTACAGGAATATGGCATCTTAAGAGCTATTGGTTCCACCAACTTTAGGATTTTCAAACTTATGCTTTATGAACTTTTCATACTTGCTCTAATAGCAATGCCTATAGGTATATGTATAGGTATGGGAGGTGCACAAATATTTAATAGGTCTGTAGGAAATATTCAATTTGAAGGAAATATAAATGTTACACCTTTTGTTATTCCAGATAAAATAATTCTCTTATCAATTGCATGTACAATACTAATAATGCTAATTATAAGTTTCTTTACATACTTAAAAATAAGAAGAATTTCTCCTATTGATGCTATCAGAAAAACTTTTGGATCTGATAAAAATGTAACCAAAGTTAATTATTTAATATCAAAATTAACTTTAAATATGTCAGTAACAAAATCTATATCTGCGAAAAATATCTTTAGAAATAAAAAGGGGTTCATGATAATTGTATTATCTATGAGTATAGGAGGTATAATCGTCATAAAAGACAATTATAAATATTCTTTTTTAGATGTGCAAAACAAATCCGTACAAGAACAAACATATATGAATGCAGATTTTATTCTATCAAATGTTTATCTCAATGAAACTGGTAACAATACTTCTTTTAAAGATATAAAAGGGTTTAGTGATAGTCAGATAGATAAAATAAAAAATATAGATGGAATTGACAAAGTCAAAACTGCTAGTATCTTAAACACAAGAATAGAGGTAAATAAAATAAATAGATTAGATTACTACGAAGCTATAAATTCAACTCCTTATTATAAGCTAAATCCTCTGTTCATAAAAAATAAGACTACTGGCAAATATACACTAAAGCAAAAGCTAAAAGGTTATAATGATGAGATGATAAAGTCATTAGAAAAATACTTAGTAAGTGGAAATATAAACTTGAAAAAAATGAAAAAAGAAAATTTAGCTATTGTATATGTACCAGAAATTTCTAAAACACAGAAATACACAAAGACTTTTACTCCTGGTGAAGGGACACCAGCTGTAGATATAAAAGTAGGTGATACTATAAAAGTCAAATATCCAAATGGTGGGATGGATACAGGGCTTTATGAAAGTCTAAAAGATAATTATGAATACTTAGAATATGAATTTAAAGTTGGAGCTATTATAAGTTATCCTTTTGCAGATAATGGTATGTACTCTGGAGATGATAGTGTAGATGTAATAACGAGTAGCGAATACCTAAAAAAATTAACTGGTGTAGATAAGTATAACTTAGTTTATGCAGACCTTAATGAAAATGCAAACAAGAAAAAAATAAATAACCTTTTAGGTAAAATTGGAAGTGAAGTTCCTGGAACTACAACAGTAGATATGATGGTGGAAAAAGAAAATTCTGATAAGATGACATCTAGAACTATGATTTATAGTTATGGCATAGTAGCAATAATGTTCATAATCAGTGTACTTAACATAATAAACAACATAAGTTATAACTTAACTTCAAGAACTAGTGAATTTGGAATGTTAAGAGCTATTGGTATCTCTGAGAGAGGATTTAAAAATATGATACTTTATGAAGGAATATTATATGGTGTACTCTCAAGTATAATTACTATCGTGTCAGGACTTATAATACAATTTAAAATGTATTATATGCAGGGCTTTGTATCATATGGATTGGGATTTTCAATAGATTACAAAATATATATACTAGTTGTTGTAGCAAATATAATTGTAGGTATTCTAGCTACATATATTCCATCAAGAAAGATAAATAAAATTAGTATAGTTGAAGCTATAAACATTACAGAATAG
- the bclA1 gene encoding collagen-like exosporium glycoprotein BclA1: MRNIILYLNDDTFISKKYPDKNFSNLDYCLIGSKCSNSFVKEKLITFFKVRIPDILKDKSILKAELFIHIDSNKNHIFKEKVDIEIKRISEYYNLRTITWNDRVSMENIRGYLPVGISDTSNYICLNITGTIKAWAMNKYPNYGLALSLNYPYQILEFTSSRGCNKPYILVTFEDRIIDNCYPKCECLPIRITGPMGPRGATGSTGPTGVTGPTGSTGATGSIGPTGPTGNTGATGSIGPTGVTGPTGSTGATGSIGPTGVTGPTGNTGVTGNTGVTGNTGVTGSIGPTGATGPTGVTGEIGPTGVTGPTGVTGEIGPTGATGATGVTGSIGPTGATGPTGATGVTGEIGPTGEIGPTGATGPTGVTGSIGPTGATGPTGEIGPTGATGSTGVTGSIGPTGATGPTGATGEIGPTGATGPTGVTGEIGPTGATGPTGNTGVTGEIGPTGATGPTGNTGVTGEIGPTGATGPTGNTGVTGEIGLTGATGPTGNTGATGSIGPTGVTGPTGATGVTGPTGPTGATGNSSQPVANFLVNAPSPQTLNNGDAITGWQTIIGNSSSITVDANGTFTVQENGVYYISVSVALQPGSSSINQYSFAILFPILGGKDLAGLTTEPGGGGVLSGYFAGFLFGGTTFTINNFSSTTVGIRNGQSAGTAATLTIFRIADTVMT, from the coding sequence ATGAGAAATATTATACTTTATTTAAATGATGATACTTTTATATCTAAAAAATATCCAGATAAAAACTTTAGTAATTTAGATTATTGCTTAATAGGAAGTAAATGTTCAAATAGTTTTGTAAAAGAAAAGTTGATTACTTTTTTTAAAGTGAGAATACCAGATATATTAAAAGACAAAAGTATATTAAAAGCAGAGTTATTTATTCATATTGATTCAAATAAGAATCATATTTTTAAAGAAAAAGTAGATATTGAAATTAAAAGAATAAGTGAATATTATAATTTACGAACTATAACATGGAATGATAGAGTGTCTATGGAAAATATTAGGGGATATTTACCAGTTGGGATAAGTGATACATCCAACTATATTTGTTTAAATATTACAGGAACTATAAAAGCATGGGCAATGAATAAATATCCTAATTATGGGTTAGCTTTATCTTTAAATTACCCTTATCAGATTCTTGAATTTACATCTAGTAGAGGTTGTAACAAACCGTATATACTTGTAACATTTGAAGATAGAATTATAGATAATTGTTATCCTAAATGTGAGTGTCTTCCAATTAGAATTACAGGTCCAATGGGACCAAGAGGAGCGACAGGAAGTACAGGACCAACGGGAGTAACAGGCCCAACCGGAAGTACAGGAGCGACAGGAAGCATAGGACCAACAGGCCCAACCGGAAATACAGGAGCAACAGGAAGTATAGGGCCAACGGGAGTAACAGGCCCAACCGGAAGTACAGGAGCGACAGGAAGTATAGGACCAACAGGAGTAACAGGTCCGACAGGAAATACGGGAGTGACAGGAAATACGGGAGTGACAGGAAATACGGGAGTGACAGGAAGTATAGGACCAACGGGAGCAACAGGCCCAACAGGAGTGACAGGAGAAATAGGACCAACGGGAGTAACAGGCCCAACAGGAGTGACAGGAGAAATAGGACCAACGGGAGCAACAGGAGCGACAGGAGTGACAGGAAGTATAGGACCAACAGGAGCAACAGGTCCAACAGGAGCGACAGGAGTGACAGGAGAAATAGGGCCAACAGGAGAAATAGGACCAACGGGAGCAACAGGCCCAACAGGAGTGACAGGAAGTATAGGACCAACGGGAGCAACAGGCCCAACAGGAGAAATAGGCCCAACAGGAGCAACAGGCTCAACAGGAGTGACAGGAAGTATAGGACCAACGGGAGCAACAGGCCCAACAGGAGCGACAGGAGAAATAGGACCAACGGGAGCAACAGGCCCAACAGGAGTGACAGGAGAAATAGGACCAACGGGAGCAACAGGCCCAACAGGAAATACAGGAGTAACAGGAGAAATAGGACCAACGGGAGCAACAGGCCCAACAGGAAATACAGGAGTAACAGGAGAAATAGGACCAACGGGAGCAACGGGTCCGACAGGAAATACAGGAGTGACAGGAGAAATAGGACTAACGGGAGCAACAGGCCCAACAGGAAATACAGGAGCGACAGGAAGTATAGGGCCAACGGGAGTAACAGGACCAACAGGAGCGACAGGAGTAACAGGCCCAACAGGTCCAACAGGAGCAACAGGCAATTCCTCTCAGCCAGTTGCTAACTTCCTCGTAAATGCACCATCTCCACAAACACTAAATAATGGAGATGCTATAACAGGTTGGCAAACAATAATAGGAAATAGTTCAAGTATAACAGTAGATGCAAATGGTACGTTTACAGTACAAGAAAATGGTGTGTATTATATATCAGTTTCAGTAGCATTACAACCAGGTTCATCAAGTATAAATCAATATTCTTTCGCTATCCTATTCCCAATTTTAGGAGGAAAAGATTTGGCAGGGCTTACTACTGAGCCAGGAGGCGGAGGAGTACTTTCTGGATATTTTGCTGGTTTTTTATTTGGTGGGACTACTTTTACAATAAATAATTTTTCATCTACAACAGTAGGGATACGAAATGGGCAATCAGCAGGAACTGCGGCTACTTTGACGATATTTAGAATAGCTGATACTGTTATGACTTAA